A single region of the Pontibacter kalidii genome encodes:
- a CDS encoding VOC family protein, translating into MQKTTTYLLFVGEQSGKAEEAINLYTSLFTESEVKHVEYFKAGEPAGEEGTVKQAIFTLAGQEYRAMDGGAGHQFSFTPAVSIFVTCESEEEIDMLYQRLLEGGSALMPLGDYGFSRKFGWLNDRYGVSWQLNLEV; encoded by the coding sequence ATGCAAAAAACAACTACTTACCTGCTGTTCGTTGGCGAGCAAAGCGGGAAAGCCGAGGAAGCCATTAACCTGTATACTTCGCTTTTCACAGAGTCTGAGGTAAAGCATGTGGAATACTTTAAAGCGGGTGAGCCCGCAGGCGAGGAGGGCACCGTGAAACAGGCCATCTTTACACTGGCAGGGCAGGAGTATAGGGCCATGGATGGAGGAGCAGGGCACCAGTTCAGCTTTACGCCGGCTGTGTCTATTTTTGTTACCTGCGAGAGCGAGGAGGAGATCGACATGCTTTACCAGAGGCTGTTGGAGGGTGGAAGCGCCCTGATGCCACTTGGAGATTACGGCTTCAGCAGAAAGTTTGGCTGGCTAAACGACAGGTATGGCGTGTCCTGGCAGCTAAACCTGGAAGTATAA
- a CDS encoding YehS family protein, whose translation MTKNDILRRIRYTFDYGDAKMMELFGSGGKQVTRAEVSDWLKKEDDPEYKEMEDEQLAAFLNGFINEKRGKKEGPQPEPEQRLNNNVILRKLKIALNLKDEDMLDILLLADFRLSKHELSAFFRNPSQSQYRPLKDQILRNFLHGMQIRYRGQGN comes from the coding sequence ATGACTAAAAACGATATACTACGCCGCATCCGCTATACCTTCGATTATGGCGATGCGAAAATGATGGAGCTGTTTGGCTCGGGCGGGAAGCAGGTAACTCGCGCCGAGGTAAGCGATTGGCTGAAGAAAGAAGACGACCCGGAGTACAAGGAGATGGAAGATGAACAGTTGGCGGCTTTCCTCAATGGCTTTATCAACGAGAAGCGCGGCAAAAAGGAAGGGCCGCAACCCGAGCCGGAGCAGCGCCTGAACAACAACGTTATCCTGCGCAAGCTAAAGATCGCCCTTAACCTGAAGGACGAAGACATGCTGGATATCCTGTTGCTGGCAGATTTCAGGCTGAGCAAGCATGAATTGAGTGCCTTTTTCCGCAATCCCAGCCAGAGTCAGTACCGCCCGCTGAAGGACCAGATCCTGCGCAACTTCCTGCACGGCATGCAAATCAGGTACCGGGGCCAAGGAAACTAA
- a CDS encoding DUF2851 family protein, producing the protein MKEDFLHYIWQHQYFSKTALATTCGEPLEVLRTGFYNTDAGSDFREAILRVGEVEWSGSVEVHLRASDWHRHNHQHDPKYDQVVLHVVWQADVPVLRTDGTMVPVLVLQNRVDLRLLQTYEQLQNSKNAIPCAPFWPSVPEITKVLMLERALVERLEEKGGEVLQVYRSYGNDWEQAAYQALLRGFGFKINQQPFEQLAKSLPFHVVRKHQHNLPQLEALLLGQAGFLADAKDEYAQQLQREYTFLQHKYKLEPLPRHHWNFLRMRPANFPTVRLAQLAGLLHQHPSLFTKILEKDTMKKYEQLFQAAVSGYWQKHYMFGREKKALAKGMGKSSAQNLVVNVAVPILAAYASHSGDRAYLDKAISLLEQLKEESNKYTRLYEELGWRAKSAADNQAALGLYKRYCHPVNCMRCAVGNKIMKNSPAL; encoded by the coding sequence ATGAAAGAGGATTTCCTGCACTACATCTGGCAGCATCAGTACTTCAGCAAAACCGCGCTGGCCACCACCTGCGGTGAGCCGCTTGAGGTGCTGCGGACGGGCTTCTACAATACTGATGCCGGATCGGATTTCAGGGAAGCCATCCTTCGGGTGGGGGAGGTAGAGTGGTCGGGGAGCGTGGAGGTGCACCTGCGGGCCTCCGACTGGCACCGCCACAACCACCAGCACGACCCCAAGTATGACCAGGTGGTACTGCACGTAGTGTGGCAGGCCGATGTGCCCGTTCTGAGAACCGATGGTACCATGGTGCCGGTGCTGGTGCTGCAAAACCGCGTGGACCTGCGCCTGCTGCAAACATATGAGCAGCTGCAAAACTCAAAAAACGCTATTCCCTGTGCGCCGTTCTGGCCTAGCGTGCCGGAGATCACCAAAGTGCTGATGCTGGAGCGGGCGCTGGTAGAGCGGCTGGAGGAGAAGGGCGGGGAAGTGCTGCAAGTATACCGGAGCTACGGCAACGACTGGGAGCAGGCAGCCTACCAAGCGTTGCTACGCGGCTTCGGCTTTAAGATTAACCAGCAGCCCTTTGAGCAACTGGCCAAATCGCTGCCGTTCCACGTGGTGCGCAAACACCAGCATAACTTACCCCAACTGGAGGCGCTGCTGCTGGGGCAGGCTGGCTTTTTAGCCGATGCCAAAGACGAATATGCGCAGCAGTTGCAGCGGGAGTATACTTTCCTGCAGCACAAGTATAAACTGGAGCCTTTGCCGCGTCACCACTGGAATTTCCTGCGCATGCGCCCGGCCAACTTCCCGACAGTGCGTTTGGCGCAGCTTGCCGGCTTGTTGCACCAGCATCCTTCGCTGTTCACGAAAATACTGGAGAAAGACACCATGAAGAAGTATGAGCAGCTTTTTCAGGCCGCGGTGTCAGGGTATTGGCAGAAGCATTACATGTTTGGACGGGAGAAGAAGGCCCTGGCGAAAGGCATGGGCAAAAGCAGCGCGCAGAATTTGGTGGTTAATGTGGCCGTGCCTATACTTGCCGCCTACGCCAGCCACAGCGGTGACCGCGCCTACCTGGATAAAGCCATTAGCTTACTGGAACAGCTGAAGGAGGAAAGCAATAAGTATACCCGCCTTTACGAGGAGCTGGGTTGGCGGGCAAAGTCTGCGGCCGATAACCAGGCGGCACTGGGGCTCTATAAACGCTATTGCCACCCTGTAAACTGCATGCGCTGCGCCGTAGGCAACAAGATCATGAAAAACAGCCCTGCCCTGTGA
- a CDS encoding FtsK/SpoIIIE family DNA translocase — translation MAKNTYRDDTLQAGRKNEVRGKNEPRGANVPKGQKPRKEKKKWSFRIPRPRINLRIGFLHDRRFKLSAGFTFLLISFFLTIAFVSYLFTGNADQSVVETVSGTGLKESGQEAENWLGLVGAWISHFFINDLVGIGAFFLIPVLFFTGSKIVFKRVSVSLSYVLGLCSFSMLWLSLMMGYIVFSLGTIGQYGFLGGAVGIEAAIWLNSLIGWGSWLLLGFLLLVFVVSFFNVTSINWGSAKPALATEGAGAQKNYAESLGDVLGAKTNNINHNTDPTASLEYEEEEDEAPFDEDDEEINRALEMELHALEQQKKPEPPAKNDSPSLELDIDLPEDLELEDELEEEPEMALQIEETPEEETLVGDMENYDPTLDLARYQYPNIELLNDYGTNKIQVTKEELEENKDKIVATLGHYNIGIASIKATIGPTVTLYEIVPDAGVRISKIKNLEDDIALSLAALGIRIIAPIPGKGTIGIEVPNTKKEMVSIRSILSTEKFMKSDMDLPIAFGKTITNEVFITDLAKMPHLLMAGATGQGKSVGLNTILTSLLYKRHPSQLKFVLVDPKKVELSLFNKIERHFLAKLPDTDEAIITDTKKVVNTLNSLCMEMDMRYDLLKDAGCRNLKEYNRKFVERKLNPQKGHRFMPYIVLVIDELADLMMTAGKEVETPIARLAQLARAIGIHLVVATQRPSVNVITGIIKANFPARISFKVTSKIDSRTILDAGGADQLIGQGDMLFSIGSDMIRIQCAFVDTPEVDRICDHIGEQQGYSDAYLLPEFVGDEGGNDKADFDPSNRDPLFEEAARVIVQHQQGSTSLLQRRLKLGYNRAGRLIDQLESAGIVGPFEGSKAREVLITDEYSLEQLLNTLG, via the coding sequence ATGGCCAAGAACACGTACAGAGACGACACGCTGCAAGCAGGACGGAAGAATGAGGTGCGCGGTAAGAATGAGCCGCGTGGGGCAAATGTGCCGAAGGGGCAGAAGCCGAGGAAGGAGAAGAAAAAATGGTCTTTCCGGATTCCAAGACCCCGGATTAATCTAAGAATCGGGTTCCTGCACGACCGCCGCTTTAAGCTCTCGGCCGGCTTCACGTTCCTGCTTATCTCCTTTTTCCTGACCATTGCCTTTGTGTCTTACCTCTTTACCGGCAACGCCGACCAAAGCGTGGTGGAAACCGTGAGCGGCACAGGCCTGAAGGAGTCGGGGCAGGAGGCAGAGAACTGGCTGGGTTTGGTGGGTGCCTGGATTTCGCACTTCTTCATCAATGACCTGGTGGGCATTGGTGCCTTCTTTCTTATACCTGTGCTGTTCTTTACGGGCTCCAAGATCGTGTTTAAGCGCGTAAGCGTGTCGCTAAGCTATGTGCTGGGCTTGTGTAGCTTCAGCATGCTGTGGCTGAGTCTGATGATGGGCTACATCGTCTTCTCTTTGGGTACGATCGGGCAGTACGGCTTCTTGGGAGGCGCCGTGGGCATTGAGGCGGCCATCTGGCTCAACAGCCTGATTGGCTGGGGTTCGTGGTTGCTGCTGGGCTTCCTGCTGCTGGTATTTGTGGTGAGTTTCTTTAACGTTACAAGTATAAACTGGGGCAGCGCTAAACCTGCCCTGGCTACGGAAGGCGCTGGCGCACAGAAGAACTACGCCGAAAGCCTGGGCGATGTGCTGGGCGCTAAAACAAATAACATCAACCACAACACTGACCCTACCGCCTCTCTGGAGTATGAAGAAGAGGAGGACGAAGCACCCTTCGACGAGGACGACGAGGAAATAAACCGTGCGCTGGAGATGGAGCTGCACGCACTGGAGCAACAGAAAAAGCCGGAACCGCCTGCCAAGAATGATTCGCCATCACTGGAACTGGACATAGATCTTCCCGAAGACCTGGAGCTGGAGGATGAACTGGAAGAAGAGCCAGAGATGGCCCTGCAGATTGAGGAGACACCGGAGGAGGAAACTCTCGTCGGTGATATGGAGAACTATGACCCCACGCTGGACCTGGCCCGGTACCAGTACCCGAACATCGAGCTGCTGAACGACTACGGTACCAATAAGATACAGGTAACCAAGGAAGAGCTGGAGGAGAATAAAGACAAGATCGTGGCCACGTTGGGCCATTATAACATCGGCATCGCCAGCATTAAAGCCACCATCGGCCCTACAGTTACCCTATACGAGATCGTGCCGGATGCCGGGGTACGTATCTCCAAGATCAAGAACCTGGAGGATGACATTGCCCTGAGCTTAGCGGCCCTGGGTATCCGTATCATTGCGCCGATCCCGGGCAAGGGTACCATCGGTATCGAGGTGCCGAACACGAAGAAAGAGATGGTTTCCATCCGCTCCATACTTTCCACGGAGAAGTTCATGAAGAGCGATATGGACCTGCCGATCGCTTTTGGCAAGACCATCACCAACGAAGTTTTCATTACCGATTTGGCTAAGATGCCTCACTTGCTCATGGCGGGTGCCACGGGACAGGGTAAGTCCGTAGGCCTGAACACCATCCTGACCTCGCTGCTTTACAAGCGCCACCCATCGCAGCTTAAGTTCGTGCTGGTCGATCCGAAGAAGGTGGAACTCTCGCTGTTCAACAAGATAGAGCGCCACTTCCTGGCCAAGCTGCCCGATACCGACGAGGCCATCATCACCGACACGAAAAAGGTGGTGAACACGCTCAACTCGCTGTGTATGGAAATGGATATGCGCTACGACCTGCTGAAGGATGCCGGCTGCCGTAACCTGAAAGAGTATAACCGCAAGTTTGTGGAGCGCAAGCTGAACCCGCAGAAGGGTCACCGTTTTATGCCCTACATTGTGCTGGTGATAGACGAGCTGGCCGACCTGATGATGACGGCCGGTAAAGAGGTGGAAACGCCGATTGCCCGCCTTGCGCAGCTGGCCCGTGCCATCGGTATACACCTGGTGGTGGCCACACAGCGTCCGTCGGTGAACGTGATCACGGGTATCATCAAAGCCAACTTCCCGGCGCGTATCTCTTTTAAAGTAACCTCCAAGATCGACTCCCGCACCATTCTTGATGCCGGTGGTGCTGATCAGTTGATCGGCCAGGGGGATATGCTCTTCTCCATCGGCTCAGATATGATCCGTATCCAGTGTGCTTTTGTGGATACGCCGGAAGTGGACAGAATCTGCGACCACATTGGGGAGCAGCAGGGCTACAGCGATGCGTACTTGCTGCCAGAGTTTGTGGGCGACGAGGGCGGAAACGATAAAGCCGATTTTGATCCGAGTAACCGCGATCCTTTGTTTGAGGAAGCCGCCCGCGTAATTGTGCAGCATCAGCAGGGAAGCACCTCGCTGCTGCAACGCCGCCTGAAGCTGGGCTACAACCGCGCCGGTCGCCTGATTGACCAACTGGAAAGTGCCGGAATAGTAGGTCCGTTTGAGGGGAGCAAGGCCCGCGAAGTTTTAATTACCGATGAGTACAGTTTGGAACAGTTATTGAATACGCTTGGGTAG
- a CDS encoding nucleoside phosphorylase gives MAHIPESELIINPNGTVYHLNLLPEHISDTIITVGDPERVAKVSRYFDAIEVAVAKREFVTHTGYYKGKRITVISTGMGTDNIDILMNELDALVNIDFRSREVNEEKIKLNIVRIGTSGSLQETVPLSSHLASHTSVGLDTLMEFYPLEQSEEEKSITAKLQQELGLSFRPYCVSGSQSLIQRIAFDMVPGNTLTCPGFYAPQGRVLRGGLRNQQLLHTYHHFRHHGYMLTNFEMETAGYYSMGRILGHEMLSLNAIVANRITQQFADNAEQVIEDLIVKVLERI, from the coding sequence ATGGCCCACATTCCCGAATCAGAACTGATCATCAACCCAAATGGCACGGTATACCACCTCAACCTGCTGCCAGAGCATATTTCCGATACCATCATTACCGTAGGCGACCCGGAGCGGGTGGCAAAGGTGAGCAGGTATTTCGATGCGATAGAGGTGGCGGTGGCCAAGCGCGAGTTCGTCACCCACACGGGCTACTACAAAGGCAAGCGCATCACGGTCATCTCCACGGGTATGGGTACTGATAACATCGATATCCTGATGAACGAGCTGGACGCACTGGTGAACATCGATTTCCGGAGCCGCGAGGTAAATGAGGAGAAGATCAAGCTGAACATCGTGCGCATCGGCACCTCGGGCTCGCTGCAGGAGACGGTGCCGCTGAGCAGCCACCTGGCATCCCACACCAGTGTAGGGCTGGACACGCTGATGGAGTTTTATCCACTGGAGCAGTCGGAGGAGGAGAAAAGTATAACAGCTAAGCTGCAGCAGGAGCTGGGTTTGAGCTTCCGGCCATACTGCGTTTCCGGCTCTCAAAGCCTTATCCAGAGAATCGCTTTTGACATGGTGCCGGGCAATACGCTTACGTGCCCGGGCTTTTATGCGCCGCAGGGCCGTGTGTTGCGTGGCGGGCTGCGAAACCAGCAGTTGCTGCACACCTACCATCACTTCCGCCACCACGGTTACATGCTCACCAACTTTGAGATGGAGACAGCCGGCTATTATAGTATGGGCCGCATCCTGGGCCACGAGATGCTCTCGCTGAACGCCATTGTGGCAAACCGCATCACGCAGCAGTTTGCCGACAATGCCGAACAGGTAATTGAGGATCTGATCGTGAAGGTGCTGGAGCGTATTTAA
- the pyrF gene encoding orotidine-5'-phosphate decarboxylase: protein MTREQLFEQILTKKSYLCIGLDTDPLKLPQHLLDQEDPVFEFNRQIIEATADLCVAYKPNIAFYEAQGPQGWVSLQKTLQVIPQDIFTIADAKRGDIGNTSELYARAFFENMDFDSITVAPYMGADSVKPFLTQAGKWVILLALTSNAGSQDFQMLRLEDGNEEYLFEQVLRTSQEWGNPDQLMYVVGATQAEYVQRVRQVAPDNFLLVPGVGAQGGNLEEISRLGMNRQCGLLVNSSRAIIYASSGYDFAERAREAAFAVQREMEVLLEELVVG from the coding sequence ATGACTAGAGAGCAGCTTTTCGAGCAGATTCTGACCAAGAAATCATACTTGTGTATCGGCCTCGATACCGATCCGCTGAAACTCCCGCAGCACCTGCTGGACCAGGAGGACCCGGTGTTTGAATTTAACCGCCAGATCATAGAGGCTACCGCCGACCTTTGTGTGGCTTACAAGCCTAACATTGCTTTTTATGAGGCACAGGGGCCGCAGGGCTGGGTAAGTCTGCAAAAAACATTGCAGGTAATTCCGCAGGATATTTTCACAATTGCCGATGCCAAGCGCGGTGATATTGGCAACACCTCGGAGCTTTATGCCAGGGCCTTTTTCGAGAACATGGATTTTGACTCCATTACGGTGGCCCCCTACATGGGAGCGGACTCCGTGAAGCCTTTCCTGACGCAGGCCGGCAAGTGGGTGATTCTGCTGGCCCTGACCTCCAACGCCGGCAGCCAGGATTTTCAGATGCTGCGCCTGGAGGACGGAAACGAAGAATACCTGTTTGAGCAGGTGCTCAGAACCAGCCAGGAGTGGGGCAATCCTGACCAGTTGATGTACGTGGTAGGCGCCACGCAGGCCGAGTACGTGCAGCGCGTGCGCCAGGTAGCCCCCGACAATTTCCTGCTGGTGCCGGGTGTGGGCGCGCAGGGCGGCAACCTGGAAGAGATATCGCGCCTCGGCATGAACCGCCAGTGCGGCCTTTTGGTAAACTCCTCCCGCGCCATTATCTACGCCTCCTCCGGCTACGATTTTGCTGAAAGAGCGAGAGAAGCCGCTTTTGCCGTGCAGCGCGAAATGGAGGTGCTACTGGAAGAGTTGGTAGTGGGGTAG
- the trhO gene encoding oxygen-dependent tRNA uridine(34) hydroxylase TrhO, producing MNKPYSILLYYCYTPIEDPEAFREQHHRLCLELNLLGRIIVSKEGLNGTVSGLKEDCEKYMAALHADPRFAKIDFKVDESDKHAFAKLHVRTKAEIVHSGLLHIDPNVRTGKHLAPKEFKEMKDREDVVIVDMRSDYEYTVGRFKNAVTLDIENFREFPEKIDELKEKFRDKKILTYCTGGIKCEKASAFLLEQGFEDVYQLHGGIIKYGKEAGGEDFEGKCYVFDNRVAVDVNSVNPKVISTCHVCGTENDRMVNCANPVCNLHVAICEKCGWELDGACSTACKEHPEKRPYDGTGYYQKEMNGYNPLKGFNRKKKTDVQV from the coding sequence ATGAACAAACCCTACAGTATACTCCTGTACTATTGCTACACGCCAATCGAGGATCCGGAGGCGTTTCGTGAGCAACACCACCGGTTGTGCCTGGAGCTGAACCTGCTCGGCCGCATCATTGTATCCAAAGAAGGCCTGAACGGTACCGTTTCCGGGCTGAAGGAAGACTGCGAGAAGTATATGGCTGCCCTGCACGCCGACCCGCGCTTCGCCAAGATCGACTTTAAAGTGGATGAATCGGACAAGCATGCGTTTGCCAAACTGCATGTGCGCACCAAAGCCGAGATCGTACACTCTGGCCTGTTGCATATAGACCCGAACGTGCGCACCGGCAAGCACCTGGCGCCAAAGGAGTTTAAGGAGATGAAAGACCGCGAGGACGTGGTAATAGTGGATATGCGCTCGGATTACGAGTATACCGTGGGCCGCTTCAAGAACGCCGTAACGCTGGATATCGAGAACTTCCGTGAGTTTCCGGAGAAGATAGACGAGCTGAAGGAGAAGTTCAGGGACAAAAAGATACTGACCTACTGCACCGGCGGTATCAAGTGCGAGAAGGCGAGTGCCTTTTTGCTGGAGCAGGGTTTTGAAGATGTGTACCAGCTGCACGGCGGTATCATCAAGTATGGCAAAGAGGCTGGCGGCGAGGATTTCGAGGGCAAGTGCTATGTGTTTGATAACCGCGTGGCCGTAGACGTAAACAGCGTTAACCCGAAAGTTATTTCTACCTGCCACGTGTGCGGCACCGAGAACGACCGCATGGTGAACTGCGCCAACCCGGTATGTAACCTGCACGTGGCCATCTGCGAGAAGTGCGGCTGGGAACTGGACGGCGCCTGCTCCACAGCGTGCAAAGAGCACCCGGAAAAACGCCCTTACGACGGCACCGGTTACTATCAAAAGGAGATGAATGGCTACAATCCCTTAAAAGGATTCAACCGCAAGAAGAAAACTGACGTACAAGTATAA
- a CDS encoding quinone-dependent dihydroorotate dehydrogenase → MYKSLLRPLLFQLDPEKVHYLSTDALRASLRLPFAKSIAESMFKVEDTRLERELFGLRFPNPVGLAAGFDKDAMLVDELAELGFGFVEIGTLTPKPQAGNDKPRLFRLPQDQAIINRMGFNNQGVDAAVRRLEQRKSNIIVGGNIGKNKVTPNEEALSDYLYCFRALFHVVDYFVVNVSSPNTPDLRALQDKEPLQRLLVSLQEENQKMGTPKPLLLKIAPDLNLDQLNDIIAIAQEAKLSGIIATNTTISRQGLQTAEARVQEIGMGGLSGKPLTTPSTQIIQHLRTFLPPEIRLIGVGGIMTAQDAIDKVNAGADLVQLYTGFIYEGPSLVSQINKKLLSR, encoded by the coding sequence GTGTATAAAAGCCTGCTGCGCCCGCTGCTTTTCCAGCTCGACCCTGAAAAAGTGCATTACCTGTCTACCGACGCCCTGCGCGCCTCCCTGAGACTGCCTTTTGCTAAAAGCATTGCCGAAAGTATGTTTAAGGTGGAGGACACGAGGCTGGAGCGCGAGTTGTTTGGCCTAAGGTTCCCGAACCCGGTGGGCCTGGCTGCAGGCTTTGATAAGGACGCGATGCTGGTGGACGAACTGGCCGAACTGGGCTTTGGCTTTGTGGAAATCGGCACCCTGACGCCGAAACCACAGGCTGGTAACGACAAGCCGCGCCTGTTCCGCCTGCCGCAGGACCAAGCCATCATCAACCGCATGGGCTTCAACAACCAGGGCGTGGACGCTGCCGTGCGGAGGCTGGAGCAGCGCAAGAGCAATATCATCGTGGGCGGCAACATTGGCAAGAACAAGGTGACGCCAAACGAGGAGGCGCTCAGCGACTACTTGTACTGCTTCAGGGCACTGTTCCACGTGGTGGATTACTTTGTGGTGAACGTGAGCTCGCCCAACACGCCGGACCTGCGCGCCCTGCAGGACAAGGAGCCGCTACAGAGGCTGCTGGTGTCGCTGCAGGAGGAGAACCAGAAGATGGGCACCCCCAAACCACTGCTGCTCAAAATAGCCCCGGACCTGAACCTGGACCAGCTCAACGACATCATCGCGATCGCTCAGGAAGCCAAGCTCAGCGGCATCATCGCCACGAACACCACCATCAGCCGCCAGGGCCTGCAAACGGCGGAGGCGCGGGTGCAGGAGATCGGCATGGGCGGCCTGAGCGGAAAGCCACTGACGACACCATCCACACAAATAATACAGCACCTGCGCACGTTTTTGCCCCCTGAAATTCGTCTGATCGGGGTGGGTGGCATCATGACGGCGCAGGACGCGATCGATAAAGTGAACGCCGGTGCCGACCTGGTGCAGCTTTACACCGGTTTCATCTACGAGGGCCCCTCCCTGGTAAGCCAGATCAATAAAAAATTACTTTCCAGATAA
- a CDS encoding LolA family protein translates to MKKLLSLLLVALMFVSVAQAQQDPEATKILNAMSQKYRSMKAFKADFAQTLENPSAKVKETMNGSITVSGEKYRLGVSGQEIISDGKTLYTFLKDANEVTITESDEEAEAMAPSKIFDMYKKGYKYAYAGTETVGGVKHDVVELAPEDRKNPIYKVRLYISQKDKTLKSWQMFRNNGNRYTYTISNFEANPALATDAFTFNKAKYKGVSVVDLR, encoded by the coding sequence ATGAAAAAATTACTCTCTTTACTGCTGGTTGCACTGATGTTCGTATCGGTGGCCCAGGCACAGCAAGACCCTGAGGCGACCAAGATACTTAACGCCATGAGCCAGAAGTACCGCTCTATGAAAGCCTTCAAAGCTGATTTTGCCCAGACACTGGAAAACCCATCGGCCAAGGTGAAGGAAACCATGAACGGCAGCATTACCGTGAGCGGCGAAAAGTATAGACTGGGAGTGAGCGGGCAGGAGATCATCAGCGATGGCAAGACCCTGTATACTTTCCTGAAGGATGCCAACGAGGTAACCATTACTGAGTCAGACGAAGAGGCAGAGGCCATGGCCCCAAGTAAGATCTTCGACATGTATAAGAAAGGCTACAAGTATGCCTATGCGGGCACCGAGACGGTGGGAGGCGTGAAGCATGATGTGGTGGAGCTTGCGCCGGAAGACCGCAAAAACCCGATCTATAAAGTGCGCCTGTACATTAGCCAGAAAGACAAGACTTTGAAGAGCTGGCAGATGTTCCGTAATAATGGCAACCGCTATACGTACACCATCAGCAACTTTGAGGCAAACCCAGCGCTTGCCACCGATGCCTTCACTTTTAACAAGGCCAAGTATAAAGGCGTAAGCGTGGTAGATTTAAGATAA
- a CDS encoding carboxypeptidase regulatory-like domain-containing protein: protein MKVASSLLTLAFSALLFGGCSKADSEATPNRWINNTAELMQQNKKKVTISQGITGTLTLIEGNCMPIIGPNSTCKEYPVRRKVVIYPYTTMQEARQHDFVYYIIAAKPVLTVECDADGFYQARLATGTYSVFIQENGKLYANGLDGQGGLNPVRVEEDEVVNFNLRLNYAVY, encoded by the coding sequence ATGAAAGTAGCCTCCTCCTTGCTTACCCTTGCCTTTTCGGCACTTCTCTTTGGCGGGTGCAGCAAAGCCGACAGCGAGGCAACTCCGAACCGCTGGATAAACAACACAGCGGAGCTGATGCAGCAGAACAAGAAGAAAGTTACCATTTCCCAGGGCATTACCGGCACGCTCACGCTGATAGAAGGTAATTGCATGCCCATCATCGGGCCGAACAGCACCTGCAAAGAGTATCCGGTCAGGCGAAAGGTTGTTATCTACCCTTACACCACCATGCAAGAGGCTAGGCAACATGACTTTGTCTACTATATCATAGCCGCCAAACCTGTTTTAACCGTGGAGTGCGATGCCGATGGTTTTTACCAGGCCAGGCTGGCTACGGGCACCTACTCTGTGTTTATCCAGGAAAACGGGAAACTGTATGCCAATGGCCTTGACGGACAGGGCGGCTTAAACCCGGTGCGTGTGGAGGAGGATGAGGTGGTAAATTTCAACCTCCGACTGAATTATGCGGTTTATTAA
- a CDS encoding zinc ribbon domain-containing protein YjdM gives MSEEMKQCPKCNSPYGYAMGEETYACPECGNEWNPSEVEEEAGLKVVDANGNILQDGDTVVVIKDLPVKGAPKPVKAGTKVKNIRLTEGDHNIDCKIDGFGSMGLKSEFVKKA, from the coding sequence ATGTCAGAAGAAATGAAACAATGCCCGAAATGCAACTCACCTTATGGCTATGCGATGGGCGAAGAAACCTACGCTTGCCCGGAGTGTGGCAATGAGTGGAACCCAAGTGAAGTGGAAGAAGAAGCAGGGTTGAAGGTAGTAGATGCGAACGGAAACATACTGCAGGATGGCGATACGGTTGTCGTGATCAAGGATTTGCCGGTAAAAGGCGCTCCAAAGCCTGTAAAGGCTGGCACAAAAGTAAAGAACATACGACTGACAGAGGGAGACCATAACATCGACTGCAAGATCGATGGCTTTGGCTCCATGGGGCTTAAATCTGAATTCGTGAAAAAGGCATAG
- a CDS encoding NeuD/PglB/VioB family sugar acetyltransferase: MQNPVIILGAQKLGTTALDIFNSNNVIVYCFLDDNQKLQQEEVNNVAVMSNTEDNEFLKLAGKTCDVFVAVEDSSARKGLIKMLKQEHEVVPVNAIHRFSAVSEHAWLGHGNLVGAGAIISNNAKVGDNNIIHARALVDTSAEIGDFVEIGAGAIINAEAVVEDGAFIGTGAVIVSGVKIGKNARVGAGSVVVANVPAKATVFGNPAAPVK; this comes from the coding sequence ATGCAAAATCCGGTAATTATATTGGGCGCCCAGAAATTGGGTACCACAGCATTGGATATCTTTAACAGCAATAACGTAATCGTGTACTGCTTCCTGGACGATAACCAGAAGCTGCAGCAGGAGGAGGTGAACAATGTGGCGGTGATGAGCAACACCGAAGACAATGAGTTCCTGAAGCTGGCCGGCAAGACATGCGACGTGTTCGTGGCCGTGGAGGATTCATCGGCGCGCAAAGGCCTGATCAAGATGCTGAAGCAAGAGCACGAAGTGGTGCCGGTAAATGCCATTCACCGTTTCAGCGCGGTGTCGGAGCATGCCTGGCTGGGCCACGGTAACTTGGTGGGGGCGGGCGCCATCATCAGCAACAACGCTAAAGTAGGCGATAACAACATCATCCATGCCCGCGCGCTGGTAGATACTAGCGCCGAGATCGGTGATTTTGTGGAGATCGGAGCCGGGGCCATCATCAACGCTGAGGCTGTGGTGGAAGATGGAGCCTTTATCGGCACCGGCGCTGTCATCGTGTCCGGGGTGAAGATCGGCAAGAACGCCCGCGTGGGCGCCGGCTCTGTGGTGGTGGCCAATGTGCCTGCCAAAGCCACTGTGTTTGGTAACCCCGCAGCTCCGGTAAAGTAA